The Oncorhynchus clarkii lewisi isolate Uvic-CL-2024 chromosome 20, UVic_Ocla_1.0, whole genome shotgun sequence nucleotide sequence AAACACACGATGGCGGTCagctatagcagttatttattcagacccggAAGCATTCAATCTttgtgaagagaagtgaaagccttctACATCTAATTCTAGTCCAACGTTACTAAAAGACGACATTAGAATGATGACGATAATTTAACTGTTGAACGcgaggaaggaatgaagcaatagagacagaaagaggaggtaggctaataacattaggggaaatattatAAAAGGTATATATGAGTCAGCCTACTAATTATACAAATAGGCCCCATTATATTTCAAAATTAAAATCAAATTCAGTAGCTTGTAACTTTGTAGACCGCTTGTGCTGCACCAGAATCACATGTTCTCTTTAGTTTTATCATGGTTTGAACGATGTGCGTAATTCCAGTCCGTAtaaaacagtattatacagtacagtaatacagttcacactcaaAAAGGTTAGCCTACTGGTGCTAGATTAATTGATTTACCCAACagagcatatagctagctacatctattGGTTTTAATGTTTTTCTGTCGTGCGTAATGTGCAGTAGCCTATATCATATATGTATTGGATAATGGCACAATCATTTGGGCATTTTTGGGCTTCGGTTCATTAAATGTGGTTAATGtatattaaatgtttttaatATATGTCTCGTCAGGCTCAGGGAGCATCAGGTTAGAATTTTCATGCTGATCAAAGCTATAATCAAATCCAGATTTATATGCTTTATAATGCCACTTCCGGTTTTGGAGGGAAATACCGGGTTACCTgggagaaaagtgatttattcttgggatggaacatttgtacAATACCtggaaaatattcaaccctagTAACGATAGCGTTTTGTGATCAACATTTACATCTATTTGTGTTCAGTGACAAGAGCCTCAATTAGTGTTACCTTTTCAGATCGGCTTCCTCCCGCACCGCGGCCTCCCCTTCCTCCACGGGCTCCCCCCCGCCCGCGCCGGCCCAGGTCTCCAAAGTTGATCTCCAGCTGGGCTGTGATGTCATTGGCGGGCTTGCGGAAGTGGTGGTCCGGGCCAACTTCGTCAGGATTGCCCTTATGGGGGAACAGTTGACGTTGTTTACATTTAGCCAGAGACTACTGATAGCAACCATCTCAACTCAAATAGCCAACATGCTAACTACTGTTTGACATAATTTATCTCTTGATATACTATGCCAATGTGTACGAGTGTGTAGATAAAGGGTTGTTTTATCAGAATTGTATAGGGGTGAATATGTGAAACAACAGGCACCTTGAACAGAGGGGTTGTGTCTGCTTCAATCTCCGGAGCATCAATCACAGCTGGTCTCTGCAACAACCAAGAGAAAGGACCAACAAGAAGGATAAGCACTTCAGTCACATTTGTAATGACATAGCCTCTTCGGGAGGGTTGTTAGCTGGTTAACATTACTATCTGGTTTATATCAGCCCTTTTGTTggcaaatacattaaaaaaatacagaccACCACAGTTATTTACCTTACAGATTGTTTAGTATTGATCTGTTGACAGGAATTAATCATCAAACTTCTTTCTGGCTTAAAACTTTTTTCCCAAAACTTGAAATGACACAGTTCACCAATATATCACCTGTGTAGAGTACTGTATATCTGAAAATGTTTTGTAACTTAAATTGAAATCAAATTGATTTGaaattaaaaaacaaattatttaATTGATTCCGTCACATCCTAAATGTAAATAACACAGAATTTTCTCAAATACAACCTGAAAACTTAATGAAATATGCAAAACACAACTAGAGCTGTCACAATTACTGTATAACTAATGGTAATGGATGAAGACgcatgtatacatatatatatatatagatatatatatatagacagatatatagatattttattttcatgacagtCTTCATCCATTACCGTCAGTTATACAGTAATTGTGACAGCCCTAGTtgtgttttttgggggaggggggaatgAACAGCTGATTGAAGACTTTCTGCGATAACATGGACTCTAAACCtattagggatagggggcagcatagggggggttccgttagcggaacctgtgtcctagacaggttattAACAACGTGATGAAACTTTGTTGCCCTTGCTGGAACAAGCCAGGTGATGTAGCAAACTATGAATATAAGgagcttggaacctctaaccctggcaatagATGCAGTAAAGAGGTCAATAGCCCTTATGCACATTCCATGATCGAACGTTCTAAACACACTTCCTATCGGTTTGGCACACTTCCGGTCAGTCTAGTTGTTATGGACGATATAACGTTACTACCACTATGTCGCAGTTTTTTTTACTAGGTGTCTTCAGGACTTGCCTCAAATGAATATTAATGATGTACATCAAATTGTTACATCAGCCTCCGAGACTCCAGCTAGCAAGAATGAAAAGGGGTTCAAGATGTATATAGGAAGCTACATAGATAACTATGAAGGTGAGTACCAAGTCAATGACAGAtatgacgttagctagctacaatcattagctagctaatttaactattaactgtagctagctagttacttcGTAAAATGATGTAACGTTGACAGAATCTACCTGAGAATGTGTGTATTTTCGTTAGCTTGGTTAAGTTATGCTTGCTagctatatcaaatcaaatcaaatcaaatcaaatcaaattttatttgtcacatacacatggttagcagatgttaatgcgagtgtagcgaaatgcttgtgcttctagttccgacaatgcagtaataacaagtaatctaactaacaattccaaaactactgtcttgtacacagtgtaaggggataaagaatatgtacataaggatatatgaatgagtgatggtacagagcagcataggcaagatacagtagatggtatcgggtacagtatgtacaaatgagatgagtatgtaaacaaagtggcatagtatagtataaagtggctagtgatacatgtattacataaggataccgtcgatgatatagagtacagtatatacgtatatattTGCTAACTAAAAATAATTGTTATTCATGTCTTCCACACAGTATCTAACAAAGATACAATGACAGGGGGAGATCACCGTGAGGGCTGCCTGTCACAGCTCCATGAGGAAGAGTGAAAAGCCCCACAGCATGAGAGTAGGGAAAGGTTATAGATAGCTACTAGGGACCTTGTTAAACATCTCCTGTGAGACACTGTCATCATGGTCAAAATGTGTTGGAGACAGTGTCAACGTTTAATCTTATCAGTAGATAGATATTAGTGATGGGTCCCAATCCCAATTTAGAATTGCCCACTTAACAGGTTATTTGGAAGAGTGAAAAGCCCCACAGCATGAGAGTAGGGAAAGGTTATAGATAGCTACTAGGGACCTTGTTAAACATCTCCTGTGAGACACTGTCATCATGGTCAAAATGTGTTGGAGACAGTGTCAACGTTTAATCTTATCAGTAGATAGATATTAGTGATGGGTCCCAATCCCAATTTAGAATTGCCCACTTAACAGGTTATTTCGTGTGCTGATGGAATAAGGTGAGTTGGAGGTTCCTAGAATGGAAACATTTTAGAAAACATTTTCTTGTGATTGTATCCAGATGATAAACAGTGGCGTCTTTACGCTGTAATGACAAATGTTTGGGACAAAGACTGGGGGGAAATATGAACAATGCAAACTATTTCAGTCAGAAATGCATTGACGATAGCTAGTAAGCTAATGATAAAAACAATAGCAGAACTCGCTCCGGAAGTCATCAATCCGGTCGGAAGTAAATTAGAACGTTGGAGGCGGAATAACGCAGAGCCTATtcgaccaaaacaatggaattgCCATGGAAACGAGTAGGGGGAAATGCCTTGGGAGAAAGATCCCGAGTCTCCTATTGCCCCCCAACAACATTAGCCTgcatttaggctattgtttacACGTGTATTTTacactatgttgaggtaaaaatAATTTtataatgcttgtatggatgtcaaccccaatacatgttcatgtcatcGTTACTAgtcaactgcattacagttaaaaCTACCACCACTAATTTCTGTATGCTAGCTGTTCTAACCAGCTTATATGAacgggagttagcatttagcaggcacttCTTCTAAACCTAAAAAAGGGACATCCTCTACATGTTTTGCTGCGAAAACTTCCAAATATATCCAAATCGGATTTAAGTAACCACAGTGGCCTGTTCCATTACATAAATCATGAAGGATTTCACAAATgtccactttgttagatcagatttgttgaacGTGAGACAATCTGGTCATTCAATTGACTCCTTCAGCCCATATAGTTGaatggtaaactcatgggtacactggCAATGGCTGCCTGCTATTGTAATGCAATCATTTCCATGGAAATGTAGAATGTTCACTCCAATGATAACTGAGGTGGCTATGGAATATATTTTTTGTCATGTAAATtacaaatcacagcacatattgatgggtacacttcctgtttttacttcctgctttgctcctataGGTACACTTGTAAcggccagtccacccattatgccttCATTGGCTTGAATAGGGATGCCTGTTCTattaattctatttctatggcagccATGCAGTCAGGAGCGGAGGAAAGCAGAAAATGTgggcccaattttttttttacaataataataataataataataataaaatattccTATTCGAACGGTTATTACGGAGACCGCGGTCATTTGGCTGGACAATTACAGTCATCCAGAATTCCATGACCATCACAGTCCTAAACACAACCAAATACAATGGcaaaacatatatatacatacctaACAGTGCAGTGCACAACTATAGAtaagcaaaatatatatatatatatattgtctgcTTGTGTCACTTACGTCTTTCAGCTTTTCGTCACTGACATCTTCGCTCTTGGACTTGTGCAGAACGTAACCTTTGTTCCACTTGCTGTCGGCACCCTCGTTGGGCTTGCGGATGTTGAACTCCACTTTGGCGCGTTCCTTGTCCTGCATGGCTTTCCATTCGTCCAGGGTCATCTCCTTGGGGCCTTCCTCCTTTGGTTCCTCCACCTCGTTCTCCCtgtaggagacagagacacatttGTTATTTGAAAGCTATTACCATACATTGTCTGTTAGCTTTCACATTTCTGTTGTTTTGGATTTCTTCTAGATTAACTGTAGGGCTGCTTGCATTGTGGACCACGGGATGAATTGAACGTTGAGAGCAGCACAAATCAGCATGAATGCAGCACCATAGTGAACCAATACAGTGATGTTAACTCCAAGAactcctttaaattgtttaacttgggtcaaacgtttcaggtagccttccacaagcttccacaaGTTTTGGCcgattcctcctgatagagctggtgtaactgagtcaggtttgtaggcctccttgctcgcacacagtttttcagttctggccatcaaattttctataggattgaggtcaggcctttgtgatggccactccaataccttgactttgttgtccttaagccattttgccacaactttggaagtatgcttggggtcattgtccatttggaagatccatttgcgaccaagctttaacatcctgactgatgtcatgagactccaacctaactgtatgtaaacttccgactttaactgtatatgtataaataaaggtgaaattaaaaggAGCAAAATGGGTTGGTTGTCCCGTTTTACAGGCAGAGCAGCAGTCCTGGGGTGTTTTGCACTGAGGTGTGCAGGGAAGTTAACTGAACAGGTCCAGGAAGGTGCTCACTTGTTCTCAGAGTCAGCAGGGGGGTGTTCCACTCCCTCAGGGGTTCCCTCGGGGGCAGCAGTCTGTTCAGCATCACCACTGGGAACAGAAATTCAACACAGCGAAGGAACAAACCAGTCAATATCAACAAAGGACCTGTGTCCTTGCCTACACATAATGGTCATCTCATTTGAGTAGGTAATGATTGTTTGAACCACCAACCTTGTTTCGTCCTTGGGGTTCCCCCAGTTGTGAGAGCCACTCCCGCCACGCTTCTCCTCGGATTTCTGACTGTTGAGGGAAAAAAATGGAAACCAAAAGCTCCACCAATCCTACCACTAATCACAGAGCATCTGAAGATTTAATCATTCCAAAAGACCATCACTACCACTAGTCCTTTGAGGACTCAGAAATTACTCACGGTTTGTCACCGCCGCCACTGTGTCTGTCGAAGTCCCTTTTGCCACGGGAGTCGAAGCCGTCACCCCGGCCCATGCCCCGGCCCCGTCCACCACGCCCACCTCGGCCGCCGCCACGCCCTCTGGGGGGCCGGTCTACGAAAGGTCTaaggaggcacacacacacaggctcagcaTCAAGCAGCACAGATACAGAATGAGCAGCTCAGAACTATGAAAACGACTTTAttgaacattttttttaaaacatgcaaagatatatacagtgccttcagaaagtagtcatataccccttgactcattccacattttgttgtctaACAGacagaattcaaaatggattaaataaaattaaaacatctcatccatctacacacaataccccattatgacaaagttgaaaacgtgttttttagaacatttattgaaaatgaaatacagacctatctaatttacatacaatatgaaaatgagatatttctgtatttcattttcaataaacttGCTATAATTACTAAAAACATGTAACAAGTactcacacccctttgctatgacactcccaacttgagcttaggtgcatccaaTTTCTTTAGAATCATCCTTGAAATGCCACTACAacttgggagtccacctgtggccaattaaattgtttggacatgactTAGAAATaaatacacctgtctatataaggtcccacagttgacagtgtatgtcagagcagaaacgATACCATGAAATCCAAGGAACTGTCCCTAGATCTCTGAGATAGAATTGTaatgaggcatatatctgggatATAAAACAATTTCTATAGTATCGATAGTATAGAGAACTGTGGCCTccgttagaggtcgaccgattaatcggaatggatggttaattagggccgattttaagttttcataacaatcggaaatcggtcatTTTGGACGCCATTTTTTTTTCACaccgttatttaactagacaagtcagttaagaacacattcctattttcaatgaaggcctaggaacggtgggttaactgccttgttcaggggcagaacgacagatttttaccttgtcagctcagggatttaaacttgcaaccttacggttaactagtccaacgctctaaccacctgcctcacgaggagcccgcctgttacacgaatgcagtaagaagccacggtaagttgctagctagaattaaacctatcttataaaaaacaatcaatgaatcataatcactagttataactacacatggttgatgatattactagtttatctagcgtttcctgcgttgcatataatcgatgtggtgcgcattcgcgaaaaaggactgtcgttgctccaacgtgtacctaaccataaacatcaatgcctttcttaaaatcaatacacagaagtatatatttttaaacctgcatatttagctgaaagaaatccaggttagcaggcaatattaaccaggtgaaattgtgtcacttctcttgcgttcattgcacgcagagtcagggtatatgcaacagtttgggccgcctggctcattgcgaattaatttgccagaattgtacgtaattatgacataacattgaaggttgtgcaatgtaacaggaatatttagacttatggatgccacccgttagataaaatacgtaacggttccgtattgttttcgagatgatagtttctggattcgaccaaattaatgacctacggcttgtatttctgtgtgttattatgttataattaagtctatgatttgatagagcagtctgactgagcgatggtaggcaccagcaggctcgtaagtattcattcaaacagcacttttgtgcgttttgccagcagctcttcgttgtgcgtcaagcactGCCctatttatgacttcaagcctatcaactcccgagatgaggctggtgtaaccaaagcgaaatggctagctagttagcggggtgtgcgctcaTAGCGTTTCAaaagtcactcgctctgagacttggagtggttgttccccttgctctgcatgggtaacgctgcttcgagggtggctgttgtcgttgtgttcctggttcaagcccagggaggagcgaggagagggacggaagctataatgttacactggcaatactaaagtgcctataagaacatccaatagtcaaaggttaatgaaatacaaatggtatagagggaaatagtcctataattcctataataactacaatctaaaacttcttacctgggaatattgaagactcatgttaaaaggaaccaccagctttcatatgttctcatgttctgagcaaggaacttaaacgttagctttcttacatggcacatattgcacttttactttctcatccaacactttgtttttgcattatttaaaccaaattgaacatgtttcattatttatttgaggctaaattgatttgttatatttattatattaatttaaaataagtgttcattgagtattgttgtaattgtcattatcacaaaaaaatatataaaaaaattggccgattaatcggtatcggcttttttggtcctacAATGATTGGTATcggaaaaatcataatcggccgTTCtctaatcgagagcatcctgtcgggctgtatcaccgcctggtacggcaactgctccgcccacaactgtaaggctctccagaggttagtgaggtctgcacaacacaacacatcactgggtgcaaactacctaccctccaggagacctacaccacccgatgtcacaggaaggccaaaaagatcatcaagggcaacaaccagccgagccactgcctgttcaccccgctatcatccagaaggcgaggtcagtacaggtgcatcaaagctgggaccgagagactgaaaaccagcttctatctcaaggccatcagactgttaaacagccatcactaacattgagtggctgctgccaacatgctgactcatctctagccactttaataataaaaaattggatgtaataaatgtatcactagccactttaaacaatgccactttatataatgtttacataccctacattactcatctcatatgtatatactgtactctataacatctactgcatcttgcctatgctgttcggccatcgctcatccatatatacatattcttattcattcctttacacttgtgtgtataaggtagttgttgtgaaattgttagattacttgttagatattactgcatggtcagaactagaagcacaagcatttcgctacactcgcattaacatctgctgtatgtgtatgtgacaaataaaatttgatttgatttgagaaaacTTAAACTGGGGTGaagatttacattccaacaggacaagcaaagcaacactggaatggcttcagaacaagcaggtgaaagtccttgagtggcccagacttgaatcccattgaaaatctgtggaaaacTTGAAGATTGTTGTTCACCGCCGCTCCCATctaatttaacagagcttgagaaaaatctccaaggaagaatgggagaaaatccccaaatccagatgtgcaaagctgatacagacataccccagacgactcaaagctaatacagacataccccagacgactcaaagctgatacagacataccccagacgactcaaagctgatacagacatacataccccagacgactcaaagctgatacagacataccccagacgactcaaagctgatacagacataccccagacgactcaaagctgatacagacacaccccagacgactcaaagctgatacagacacaccccAGACGACTCAAAGCTAATACAGACACACcccagacgactcaaagctgatacagacacaacccagacgactcaaagctgatacagacatacccaagacgactcaaagctgatacagacatacccagacgactcaaagctgatacagacataccccagacgactcaaagctgatacagacataccccaagaagactcaaagctgtattCGCCGCCAAAAGTGCTTCTATTTAATTTACAATAAATGTACtataatttctaaaaacatattttcactaaTTGTATCCATTTTGAATACTGGCTGTAACAACAAAGTGCGGAATAAGTCATGCTGtatggatactttctgaaggcactataggtTATAGGTTGTGAGGATAATAGGTGTGATTTGAATTTTGACCGTTTTTTTTGCATTGCTTTAGCTAGTAGTGAGCACAAACTACAGTCAAAGCCAAGTGAAAGGGAGAGGTGTCATCTGACACTTAAAAATAACAAACTGAAGCATACAGTGTGTCCCGGACATCTGTCTATCCCACGATTCCAAGACATCCATATTTCATCAACGATAATAATAATGAACAAAACATTTGCTCTAAGCATTGTCATTTAGTACAGCAACTACTCACTTGTCTGCAGagaactctcctctctctccgacGTCGGGCTTGTCCTCGATGGGTTTATCGAAGCGGCGCTCACGTGGGGGTCTCCTGTTGTCTGGCCTCCTCTCGCCGGCGGGCCGCCCCTCGCCCTGCCCGGCCTTGTGCTGGGAGCCAGGTTGGCCCTGCTGGTCCGGCCTTCGGTCCACCCGCCTGATACCTGCCACCACAACAACACATGGAGGCTTTAGAGGTGGACACTGATATGACTACAGAGACTAATTAGGAGGGCGGTGCAGCCAAAAACCACATGAGCACCACTCTTTCAATAATGCTTTTTgatcaaatgttattttatttgtcacatgcgccgaaacaacaggtgtggaccttaacgtgaagtgcttacttacaagcccttaacttcactagggtagggggcagcatttggaattttggatgaaaagcgggCCCAAAtttaactgcctgctactcaggcccataagctaggatatgcatttactgagtagatttggatagaaaacactaacgtttctaaaactgttaaaataatgtctgtgagtataacagaactgatatggcaggcgaaaacctgaggaaaatccaaccaggaagtactattattttgaaaggctgtttttccattgaaagcctatccaccatacaaagacttaggacccagttcacgagCTCTGCGGCTTCCCCTACATGttaccagtctttaggcattgtttcaggcttttactctgaaaaatgagtgaGATACACTGCTTTCaatgagaggacagtggacattTCCATCAATGAGCCAAGCATGTGATCAGGAGcgcgcatttcttgtttaccttttccattgacgaagcttttgtccggtttaaatattattgatgatttatgacaaaaacaacctgaggattgattttaaccatcgtttgacatgtttctactatcttttattgtacttttttgacttttcgtcttgGTTTTGAGAGtgcgcattgtgcctttggatttctgaacaaaacgcaccaacaacacggaggtatttggacataaagatgaactttatcgaacaaaacaaacatttgttgtctaacatggagaccagggagtgccaccagatgaagatcatcaaagcaaaacaacaagctgcacaagaactcactactgtaatggtccaggttacaaagtggctcagtgactcgtgtttgcatctcaatgtgaaaaaaactgtttgcatgttcttcacaaagagggcaacagatgctactgagccagatggctatgtgtcaggggagaagctacaggtggtatccgattttaagtaccttggcatcatacttgattccaacctctcttttaaaaagcatgtgaaaaaggtaattcaaataaccaaattcaacct carries:
- the LOC139375856 gene encoding SERPINE1 mRNA-binding protein 1-like; translation: MPGHLQESFGCVVTNRFDQLLDDESDPFEVLKAAENKKKEAAAAGITKSAAQAAKQPKKESQKDRKNPLLDKKDETQAAVPLKKEGIRRVDRRPDQQGQPGSQHKAGQGEGRPAGERRPDNRRPPRERRFDKPIEDKPDVGERGEFSADKPFVDRPPRGRGGGRGGRGGRGRGMGRGDGFDSRGKRDFDRHSGGGDKPQKSEEKRGGSGSHNWGNPKDETSGDAEQTAAPEGTPEGVEHPPADSENKENEVEEPKEEGPKEMTLDEWKAMQDKERAKVEFNIRKPNEGADSKWNKGYVLHKSKSEDVSDEKLKDRPAVIDAPEIEADTTPLFKGNPDEVGPDHHFRKPANDITAQLEINFGDLGRRGRGGARGGRGGRGAGGSRSEKPGGVSVPNVDDPEAFPALA